GCACTTTGCGTTCTCTATTATATCCACAAGTGTTAGGAACGTTGTGGTGCGACCACGCCCGCCGCGACAGTGAATCAGAAGAACCGCACCTGGAGGAAGGGATTTATAAAACTGAAGGAAGGTATTGATTTGCTCTATAGTCGGAGGATAGTGATCGGGAACATGGAGCCTCAGATATTTAAGACCCTGAAGTTCTGTCCATGCGTGTTCTGAAAGGTGCTCTTGTATCGTACGATGGTTGACGCAGTTTCCCTTTGTCCCCCATGAAATAGATTGCCCCTTCATAAAAAAGTGAGTTTCTTTCCTTAAGTCCACGATCCCATAGAGTTGAGGGTTCTCTTGCAAGAGCATCTTCAGCTGTTTGAAAGATGGTTGAGGACTGCCGATGACCCGCAAACGTTGAAGGTTCTTGGTAAGCGTTGGGTTGCGTGGTGACAAAACGCGCAATCTGGTTTGGAAACGTTTGGCCGATGTGGGGTCTTTCACAAAACAAGGCGGCTTGGGAACGAGCGGTTTACCTTTCAAAAGACACCCTAATAGACCGAAAGTAAGAACTGCTTTCACCCAACGCATGCACGACTCTTTTGAGGCTCCTTATTCCAAGGATGTCAAATTTGCCTTAAAAATATCTTTTTTTGACAAAAGATGGATGAAGAGAGGGCCTCTCACGCCCTTGCCTCTAAAGGGTTGATTATGCTAGGGGGGCAGCTGCCGAACGTGCTTCTTTGGCGTTGTCCCCTTCGGGGGTCTCCACGATCGCCTCCTTTTGATTGGCTTGGCTTTGTGCTGATTCTTGATCCTGGGCTTCTGTGCGTTTCTTGATCGCATCTCTGGCATCGTTCCATTGATTGTGAATCTGTTCACTCATCATGCCCGCAATACGGGGGACACATAAAAAGCCTTCAATGCAATGACTTTTATCAGAAGTGAAGAAATTGTTCATTGTCACAATCACGCGTTCACTGGATGGGTCATAGAGGGCTGCCGTCAACGGGATTGCCTGGGGGGACTCACCCTCAGTATAGCCTTCCGCAGGGTGCGCTTTCACGATCAACTCCATGGGGAACG
This genomic stretch from Candidatus Hepatobacter penaei harbors:
- a CDS encoding phosphatase domain-containing protein, with amino-acid sequence MRWVKAVLTFGLLGCLLKGKPLVPKPPCFVKDPTSAKRFQTRLRVLSPRNPTLTKNLQRLRVIGSPQPSFKQLKMLLQENPQLYGIVDLRKETHFFMKGQSISWGTKGNCVNHRTIQEHLSEHAWTELQGLKYLRLHVPDHYPPTIEQINTFLQFYKSLPPGAVLLIHCRGGRGRTTTFLTLVDIIENAKCDSFDTILARQWRLGGADLRKPRTGVKKRPAETRLKLLKLFYARVRKDAEGSLRPFQRQRRKTQLPEALSLPPPSVLI